The following proteins are encoded in a genomic region of Opisthocomus hoazin isolate bOpiHoa1 chromosome 4, bOpiHoa1.hap1, whole genome shotgun sequence:
- the TM4SF4 gene encoding transmembrane 4 L6 family member 4, with amino-acid sequence MCTGGCAKCLGTTLIPLAVLCTVANILLFFPGGIVVENNLHITDEVWYFGGILGSGVLMIFPALVFLGLKNNDCCGCCGNESCGKRFAMFSSIIFAAIGVVGAGYCFVLSAVAINRGPKCYTGTEWTYPFQDGNYLSNHTLWNECQSPENVIPWNLTLFSLLLIMSGIQAVLCGIQVVNGLFGTICGDCKCCGCCGGNGTV; translated from the exons atgtgcaCAGGAGGTTGTGCTAAGTGCCTGGGAACCACTCTCATTCCCCTGGCTGTGCTATGTACCGTCGCTaacattttgctgtttttccCTGGAGGAATAGTGGTTGAAAACAATCTACATATTACAGATGAGGTTTGGTACTTCGGAGGGATCTTGGGATCTGGTGTATTG ATGATCTTTCCTGCCTTGGTATTTTTGGGCCTTAAGAATAATGATTGCTGTGGATGCTGTGGTAATGAGAGCTGTGGAAAGAGGTTTGCG ATGTTTTCTTCTATAATATTTGCTGCAATTGGAGTTGTGGGAGCTGGATACTGCTTTGTTTTGTCAGCAGTAGCCATAAACAGAGGCCCTAAATGTTACACTGGAACAGAGTGGACCTATCCTTTCCAGGATGG GAATTACCTTTCTAACCACACATTGTGGAATGAGTGTCAGTCACCCGAAAACGTCATCCCGTGGAACCTGACCCTCTTCTCCTTGCTGCTCATTATGAGTGGGATCCAGGCAGTGCTCTGTGGGATTCAGGTGGTGAACGGCCTGTTTGGAACAATCTGCGGGGACTGCAAATGTTGCGGATGTTGTGGG GGAAACGGAACTGTCTGA